The Saccharothrix variisporea genome has a segment encoding these proteins:
- a CDS encoding bifunctional riboflavin kinase/FAD synthetase, which yields MQRWRGLEHLPGGWGRCVVTIGVFDGVHRGHQALIGRAVAIAREKQVPCVLMTFDPHPSEVVRPGSHPAQLTSLRRRSELVEQLGVDVFCVIPFTLEVSRMPADEFVHEVLVEQLHVAAVVVGENFTFGSKALGNVELLRRLGQRFGFVTEGADLVTDDGVTYSSTYIRACIDAGDVKAAAHALGRPHRLEGIVVRGDGRGKELGFPTANLSTTRFAAVPADGVYACWFVHSDGRRLKAAVSVGTNPTFSGRERRVEAFVLDVDEDFYGQRVALDFVERLRGMEKFDSVDELLVQMHKDVEEARGLLA from the coding sequence GTGCAACGGTGGCGAGGGCTGGAACACCTTCCGGGCGGCTGGGGTCGCTGCGTCGTGACGATCGGCGTGTTCGACGGGGTGCACCGCGGGCACCAGGCGCTCATCGGCCGCGCGGTGGCGATCGCCCGCGAGAAGCAGGTCCCGTGCGTGCTGATGACCTTCGACCCGCACCCGTCCGAGGTCGTCCGGCCCGGCAGCCACCCCGCCCAGCTGACCTCCCTGCGCCGGCGCAGCGAACTGGTCGAGCAGCTCGGCGTGGACGTGTTCTGCGTCATCCCGTTCACCCTCGAGGTGTCGCGGATGCCGGCCGACGAGTTCGTGCACGAGGTGCTGGTGGAGCAGCTGCACGTGGCGGCCGTCGTGGTCGGGGAGAACTTCACGTTCGGCAGCAAGGCGTTGGGCAACGTGGAGCTGCTGCGGCGGCTCGGGCAGCGGTTCGGTTTCGTGACCGAGGGGGCGGACCTGGTGACCGACGACGGCGTGACGTACTCGTCCACCTACATCCGGGCGTGCATCGACGCCGGTGACGTGAAGGCCGCGGCGCACGCGCTGGGCCGACCGCACCGGCTGGAGGGCATCGTGGTGCGCGGCGACGGGCGCGGCAAGGAGCTGGGCTTCCCCACCGCGAACCTGTCGACCACGCGGTTCGCCGCGGTCCCGGCCGACGGCGTCTACGCCTGCTGGTTCGTGCACTCCGACGGCCGGCGGCTCAAGGCGGCCGTGTCCGTGGGCACCAACCCGACCTTCAGCGGCCGGGAGCGGCGGGTCGAGGCGTTCGTCCTGGACGTGGACGAGGACTTCTACGGCCAGCGGGTCGCGCTGGACTTCGTCGAGCGGCTGCGCGGCATGGAGAAGTTCGACAGCGTCGACGAGCTGCTGGTCCAGATGCACAAGGACGTGGAAGAGGCCCGCGGGCTGCTGGCGTGA
- a CDS encoding helix-turn-helix domain-containing protein, which produces MEDHKIVQRNLALQREWYGEPLGDRVRRLVVAFNVSQAQLADVLGISAPMLSQVMSGRRAKIGNPSVLARMIMLERKVLTPDVATGAPEALQRALDEVRDSKPMVGRDSLPVNGADDEAVVFPYLRRIADRRELSQAADMLRDDFPALADLLRRAGKGRDG; this is translated from the coding sequence GTGGAGGACCACAAGATCGTCCAGCGCAACCTCGCGTTGCAGCGCGAGTGGTACGGGGAGCCCCTGGGGGACCGGGTGCGCCGGTTGGTGGTCGCCTTCAACGTGTCCCAGGCCCAGCTCGCCGACGTGCTGGGGATCAGCGCGCCCATGCTCAGCCAGGTCATGAGCGGCCGGCGCGCCAAGATCGGCAACCCGTCCGTGCTGGCGCGGATGATCATGCTGGAGCGCAAGGTCCTCACCCCGGACGTGGCCACCGGCGCCCCGGAGGCCCTCCAGCGCGCGTTGGACGAGGTGCGCGACTCCAAGCCGATGGTCGGCCGCGACTCGCTGCCGGTCAACGGCGCGGACGACGAGGCCGTGGTGTTCCCCTACCTGCGGCGCATCGCCGACCGGCGGGAGCTGTCCCAGGCCGCCGACATGCTGCGCGACGACTTCCCGGCGCTGGCCGACCTGCTGCGCCGCGCGGGCAAGGGGCGCGACGGCTGA
- a CDS encoding DHH family phosphoesterase, protein MSTDLNACLRAAAKTLTDATDVTLLAHVNPDADALGSALALGLVLHRMGKKVQVSFGAPDEVPETLRDLDVAGLLVPASAVPAAPEVLVALDTGSVKRLGPLADRVDTARAVVVLDHHVSNPGYGTVNVIDDTAEATALVVLRLLDELGVELDEPVARCVYAGLVTDTRSFRHASSATHLVAARLLDAGVDAEAVARPLMDSHPFGYLGMLAKVLSRATLEPAGAGGLGFVHAVVTLEDADGLRPEEVESVVDLVRTTAEAEVAAVLKELRPAYWSVSLRAVSQVDVREVAQLLGGGGHRLAAGFTARGEAKDVLANLRKALDTITRHP, encoded by the coding sequence GTGTCCACTGACCTGAACGCCTGCCTGCGGGCCGCCGCGAAGACCCTGACCGACGCCACCGACGTGACCCTGCTGGCCCACGTGAACCCGGACGCCGACGCGCTGGGCAGCGCCCTGGCCCTGGGCCTGGTCCTGCACCGGATGGGCAAGAAGGTGCAGGTGTCGTTCGGCGCACCCGACGAGGTGCCGGAGACCCTGCGGGACCTGGACGTGGCTGGCCTGCTCGTGCCCGCCTCCGCCGTGCCCGCGGCTCCCGAGGTGCTGGTGGCACTGGACACCGGTTCGGTGAAGCGCCTCGGCCCGTTGGCGGACCGCGTCGACACGGCCAGGGCCGTGGTGGTGCTGGACCACCACGTGTCGAATCCGGGCTATGGCACGGTGAACGTCATCGACGACACCGCCGAGGCGACCGCGCTGGTGGTGCTGCGGTTGTTGGACGAGCTGGGCGTCGAGTTGGACGAGCCCGTGGCCCGATGCGTTTATGCGGGCTTGGTGACCGATACCCGGTCTTTCCGGCACGCTTCTTCGGCTACCCACTTGGTCGCGGCCAGGTTGCTGGACGCCGGGGTGGATGCCGAGGCTGTTGCCCGGCCTTTGATGGATTCTCATCCCTTCGGCTATTTGGGGATGCTGGCCAAGGTGCTGTCGCGGGCCACGTTGGAGCCGGCGGGGGCCGGCGGTCTGGGTTTCGTGCACGCGGTGGTGACCTTGGAGGACGCGGACGGCTTGCGCCCGGAAGAGGTCGAGAGCGTGGTGGACCTCGTGCGCACCACTGCGGAAGCCGAAGTCGCCGCCGTGCTGAAGGAACTTCGCCCGGCTTATTGGTCGGTGTCGCTGCGGGCTGTCTCGCAGGTAGACGTTCGCGAGGTGGCCCAACTCCTGGGCGGCGGCGGCCACCGCCTGGCAGCCGGCTTCACCGCAAGGGGCGAGGCCAAGGACGTACTGGCCAACCTCCGCAAAGCCCTGGACACCATCACCCGCCACCCCTAG
- a CDS encoding MFS transporter: protein MPVDRATKQAWLIWSTAVVVYVAALFHRTSLGVAGLEAADRFHVGPAALGTFTVLQIGLYALMQIPTGLLVDRFGPRRVLTAAALLMGTGQLMFALAESYPLGLAARAVLGVGDAMTWVSVLRLAAAHFPPRRFSVVMTLSAALGGAGNLIATVPLTLSLKGAGWTVTFLAAGLATAAYSAVVLWRVREVPEGVTPPMVEAVPLRTVAKRVASAWRVPGTRLGFWVHFTSMSAPALLGLLWGFPYLVEAQGLSRPQASAVLSVLVLVAIGSGPVMGAVIARKPEWRMPIVGGYLAAALVCWAVLLGWPGGVLPTPLLYAVFAVLAFGNPASGVAFALVRDYNPLHRVSTATGVANVGGFGAITFSALVVGVVLDLLPAMPAAQAYRIAFLSVVAVLVLGVWRTAVWWRRARAAVFAAEDRGEQVPVQIRRRRWDALASA, encoded by the coding sequence TTGCCGGTCGATCGTGCCACGAAGCAAGCGTGGCTGATCTGGTCCACCGCCGTCGTCGTCTACGTCGCCGCCCTCTTCCACCGCACCTCGCTCGGCGTCGCCGGGCTGGAGGCCGCCGACCGGTTCCACGTCGGACCGGCCGCCCTCGGCACGTTCACCGTGCTCCAGATCGGGCTCTACGCCCTGATGCAGATCCCCACCGGCCTGCTGGTCGACCGGTTCGGCCCGCGCCGCGTGCTCACCGCCGCCGCGCTGCTCATGGGCACCGGTCAGCTCATGTTCGCGCTGGCCGAGTCCTACCCGCTCGGGCTGGCCGCGCGGGCGGTGCTCGGCGTGGGCGACGCGATGACGTGGGTCAGCGTGCTGCGGCTGGCCGCCGCGCACTTCCCGCCGCGCAGGTTCAGCGTGGTGATGACGTTGTCGGCGGCTCTGGGTGGCGCGGGCAACCTCATCGCCACCGTGCCGCTGACGTTGTCGCTCAAGGGGGCGGGCTGGACGGTCACGTTCCTCGCCGCCGGTCTGGCCACCGCCGCCTACTCGGCCGTGGTGTTGTGGCGGGTCCGCGAAGTACCTGAAGGGGTGACGCCGCCGATGGTGGAGGCGGTGCCGTTGCGGACGGTCGCCAAGCGGGTCGCCTCCGCGTGGCGGGTGCCGGGGACGCGGCTCGGGTTCTGGGTGCACTTCACGTCCATGTCCGCGCCCGCGCTGCTCGGCCTGCTGTGGGGCTTCCCGTACCTGGTCGAGGCGCAGGGCCTGAGCCGACCGCAGGCCTCGGCCGTGCTGAGCGTGCTGGTGCTGGTGGCGATCGGGTCGGGGCCGGTGATGGGCGCGGTCATCGCGCGCAAGCCGGAGTGGCGGATGCCGATCGTCGGCGGCTACCTCGCGGCGGCGCTGGTGTGCTGGGCGGTGCTGCTGGGCTGGCCCGGCGGGGTCCTGCCGACGCCTCTGCTCTACGCGGTGTTCGCGGTGCTGGCGTTCGGGAACCCGGCGTCCGGCGTGGCGTTCGCGCTGGTGCGCGACTACAACCCGCTGCACCGGGTGTCCACGGCGACCGGCGTGGCCAACGTCGGCGGGTTCGGCGCGATCACGTTCTCCGCCCTGGTGGTGGGCGTGGTGCTGGACCTGCTGCCCGCGATGCCCGCCGCGCAGGCCTACCGGATCGCGTTCCTGTCCGTGGTCGCGGTGCTGGTGCTGGGCGTGTGGCGGACGGCCGTGTGGTGGCGTCGGGCGCGGGCCGCCGTGTTCGCCGCCGAGGACCGGGGCGAGCAGGTCCCGGTGCAGATCCGTCGCCGGCGTTGGGACGCGCTCGCGTCGGCCTAA
- the rbfA gene encoding 30S ribosome-binding factor RbfA — MADQARARKLAKRISQIVASALEHEVKDPRLARVTITDTKVTGDLHDATVYYTVLGEKLDSEPDLAGAAAALEKAKGVLRTMVGQQTGVRFTPTLSFVTDTVPDAARHMDELLARAREADAEVARLASGAEPAGEADPYKAPREAEEAD, encoded by the coding sequence GTGGCCGACCAGGCACGCGCGCGCAAGCTGGCCAAGCGGATCTCGCAGATCGTGGCCTCCGCGCTCGAACACGAGGTGAAGGACCCGCGCCTGGCCCGGGTCACCATCACCGACACGAAGGTGACCGGGGACCTGCACGACGCGACGGTCTACTACACGGTGCTGGGCGAGAAGCTCGACTCGGAACCGGACCTCGCCGGCGCCGCCGCGGCGCTGGAGAAGGCCAAGGGCGTGCTGCGGACGATGGTCGGCCAGCAGACCGGCGTCCGCTTCACACCGACCCTGTCGTTCGTCACCGACACCGTCCCCGACGCGGCCCGGCACATGGACGAGCTGCTGGCCCGAGCCCGCGAGGCCGACGCCGAAGTGGCAAGGCTGGCTTCGGGTGCCGAACCCGCGGGCGAGGCAGACCCGTACAAGGCCCCTCGCGAAGCCGAGGAAGCCGACTAG
- a CDS encoding MATE family efflux transporter, with protein MTGRGRGRRGGEEGVAEQVSAKRVVGLAVPALGVLAAEPLYVLVDTAVVGHLGALPLAGLALGGVLFTQVASQLTFLSYGTTARAARLFGAGRRADAVQEGVQATWLALLAGVLAVLVGQALAWPAARVLGGDEVAAQAVAWLRIAVLGAPFVLVTMAGNGWMRGVEDTVRPLRYVLLGNGVSAILCPVLVYWAGWGLEGSAVANVVAQVISAGLFFRALKVEGVPLKPQPTLMRAQLGLGRDLVLRGLAFQACFISAASVAARTSVAAVGAHQIVLQLWTFLALVLDSLAIAAQAIVGQALGAGRPEEAKRFAWQITGYGLVFGVVLGVVFAALAGVIPGLFTSDAAVLGEVPHAWWFFVALQPVAGVVFALDGVLLGAGDARFLRTATLLSAALGFLPLIWLSSAFGWGLLGIWSGLSAFMVLRLVTILLRTRSGRWAQVGAVW; from the coding sequence ATGACCGGACGAGGACGAGGACGACGAGGAGGGGAGGAAGGAGTGGCCGAGCAGGTGTCCGCCAAGCGGGTCGTGGGCCTGGCGGTACCCGCGCTGGGAGTGTTGGCCGCCGAGCCCCTCTACGTGCTGGTCGACACCGCCGTGGTCGGCCACCTCGGAGCGTTGCCGCTGGCCGGACTCGCCCTAGGCGGCGTGTTGTTCACCCAAGTCGCCTCCCAGCTGACCTTCCTCTCCTACGGCACCACCGCGCGTGCTGCCCGGCTCTTCGGGGCCGGCCGGCGGGCGGATGCCGTTCAGGAAGGGGTGCAGGCGACCTGGTTGGCGTTGCTGGCCGGGGTGCTCGCGGTGCTGGTGGGGCAGGCGTTGGCGTGGCCTGCCGCTCGGGTGCTGGGTGGGGACGAAGTTGCGGCGCAGGCGGTGGCCTGGTTGCGGATCGCGGTCCTGGGGGCTCCGTTCGTCCTCGTCACGATGGCGGGCAACGGGTGGATGCGTGGGGTGGAGGACACCGTTCGGCCCCTCCGGTACGTCCTGCTGGGCAACGGGGTGTCCGCGATCTTGTGCCCGGTGCTCGTGTACTGGGCCGGGTGGGGGCTGGAAGGCAGTGCGGTCGCCAACGTGGTGGCCCAGGTCATCTCCGCCGGGTTGTTCTTCCGTGCGTTGAAGGTCGAAGGGGTGCCGCTCAAGCCGCAGCCGACACTGATGCGGGCTCAACTCGGGCTGGGGCGGGACCTGGTGCTGCGGGGGTTGGCGTTCCAGGCCTGTTTCATCTCGGCGGCCTCGGTGGCGGCTCGGACGTCGGTGGCGGCGGTCGGGGCGCACCAGATCGTGCTGCAGCTGTGGACGTTCCTGGCGTTGGTGCTCGACTCCCTTGCCATCGCGGCGCAGGCGATCGTCGGGCAGGCCCTGGGTGCCGGGCGACCCGAGGAGGCCAAGCGGTTCGCCTGGCAGATCACCGGTTACGGGCTGGTGTTCGGGGTGGTGCTGGGGGTTGTGTTCGCGGCGCTGGCCGGGGTGATCCCCGGGTTGTTCACCTCGGACGCCGCAGTGCTGGGCGAGGTGCCGCACGCCTGGTGGTTCTTCGTGGCGTTGCAGCCGGTTGCCGGGGTGGTGTTCGCCCTGGACGGGGTGCTGCTGGGCGCGGGGGACGCCCGGTTCCTCAGGACGGCCACGCTGCTGTCGGCGGCGCTGGGGTTCCTGCCGCTGATCTGGCTGTCGTCGGCGTTCGGGTGGGGGCTGCTGGGCATCTGGTCCGGACTGTCCGCGTTCATGGTGCTGCGCTTGGTGACGATCTTGCTCCGGACGCGTTCTGGCAGGTGGGCGCAGGTGGGAGCGGTGTGGTGA
- the truB gene encoding tRNA pseudouridine(55) synthase TruB — MSASSSAVQPGLVVVDKPEGMTSHDVVAKVRRILGTRKVGHAGTLDPMATGVLVLGVERATKLLGHLALDSKAYLSTIRLGAATTTDDAEGEVLSTSDASAVPEDAIRAGVAKLTGAIQQVPSAVSAVKVDGKRAYARVRAGEAVEIPARPVTVYRFDVLAIRREGDATELDVMVECSSGTYVRALARDLGADLGVGGHLAALRRTRVGPFDLRVARTLDQLAEQPGLSLSLDDAVAKAFPRREIAPREAVALSHGQRLPAGGMEGTYGVFGPDGHVVALAKDEGPIAKPLVVLTPAG; from the coding sequence GTGTCCGCATCATCTTCCGCTGTGCAGCCCGGTCTCGTCGTCGTCGACAAACCCGAGGGCATGACGTCGCACGACGTCGTGGCGAAGGTCCGCCGCATCCTCGGCACCCGCAAGGTCGGGCACGCGGGCACGCTCGACCCGATGGCGACCGGCGTCCTCGTGCTCGGCGTCGAGCGGGCGACGAAGCTGTTGGGCCACTTGGCGTTGGACAGCAAGGCCTACCTGTCCACCATCCGGCTCGGCGCGGCCACCACGACCGACGACGCCGAGGGCGAGGTCCTGTCCACTTCGGACGCTTCGGCGGTGCCGGAGGACGCGATCCGCGCGGGCGTGGCCAAGCTGACCGGTGCCATCCAGCAGGTGCCCAGCGCGGTGTCCGCGGTGAAGGTCGACGGCAAGCGCGCCTACGCCCGGGTGCGGGCCGGTGAGGCGGTGGAGATCCCGGCGCGGCCGGTGACCGTGTACCGCTTCGACGTGCTGGCGATCCGGCGCGAGGGCGACGCCACCGAGCTGGACGTGATGGTCGAGTGCTCGTCGGGCACCTACGTCCGGGCGCTGGCCCGCGACCTCGGGGCGGACCTGGGTGTCGGCGGTCACCTGGCCGCCCTGCGCCGCACCCGCGTCGGCCCGTTCGACCTGCGGGTGGCGCGCACCCTGGACCAGCTCGCCGAGCAGCCGGGGCTGTCGCTGTCGCTGGACGACGCCGTGGCGAAGGCGTTCCCGCGCCGGGAGATCGCGCCGCGCGAGGCGGTCGCGCTGTCGCACGGCCAGCGCCTGCCGGCGGGTGGCATGGAGGGCACCTACGGCGTGTTCGGCCCGGACGGCCACGTGGTGGCGCTGGCCAAGGACGAGGGCCCGATCGCCAAGCCGCTCGTGGTGCTGACGCCGGCGGGTTGA
- a CDS encoding polyribonucleotide nucleotidyltransferase encodes MTDTEVHETSAVIDNGRFGTRTIRFETGRLARQAAGTVVAYLDDETMLLSATTASKHPKEHFDFFPLTVDVEERMYAAGRIPGSFFRREGRPSTDAILTCRLIDRPLRPSFVDGLRNEIQVVITVMSLNPADLYDVVAINAASASTQLAGLPFSGPIGGVRVALIEGQWVAFPTHEQLEKAVFDMVVAGRVVGDDVAIMMVEAEATENVIDLVAEGAQAPTEEVVAAGLEAAKPFIRVLCEAQAQLAQVAAKETAEFPTYPAYQPDAFEAVEAAASAELAQALTIGPKQERETKLDEIKASVLDKLAEQFEGREKEVGAAFRSLTKKLVRQRILRDKVRIDGRGLTEIRSLSAEVEIIPRAHGSALFERGETQILGVTTLNMLRMEQQIDSLSPETHKRYLHHYNFPPFSTGETGRVGSPKRREIGHGALAERALVPVLPKRDEFPYAIRQVSEALGSNGSTSMGSVCASTMSLLNAGVPLKAPVSGIAMGLVSDEVDGKTEYVALTDILGAEDAFGDMDFKVAGTKEFVTALQLDTKLDGIPSEVLGAALGQARDARLTILEVMAEAIDRPDEMSPFAPRVTSVKIPTDKIGEVIGPKGKMINSITEQTGADISIEDDGTIYVGAADGPSAEAAIGMINAIANPQLPKVGERFLGTVVKTAAFGAFVSLLPGKDGLIHISKLGNGKRIGKVEDVVKVGDKLRVEIADIDQRGKISLVLVNEDADAAPAADAPAEGAPAEAAATEAAEAPAQ; translated from the coding sequence ATGACGGACACCGAGGTCCACGAGACTTCCGCCGTGATCGACAACGGGCGCTTCGGCACCCGCACCATCCGCTTCGAGACCGGTCGCCTGGCTCGCCAGGCCGCGGGCACGGTCGTCGCCTACCTGGACGACGAGACCATGCTGCTGTCGGCGACGACCGCGTCGAAGCACCCCAAGGAGCACTTCGACTTCTTCCCCCTCACGGTGGACGTCGAGGAGCGCATGTACGCCGCGGGCCGCATCCCCGGCTCGTTCTTCCGCCGCGAGGGTCGCCCGTCGACCGACGCGATCCTGACCTGCCGCCTGATCGACCGGCCGCTGCGCCCGTCCTTCGTGGACGGTCTGCGCAACGAGATCCAGGTCGTCATCACGGTGATGAGCCTGAACCCGGCCGACCTGTACGACGTGGTGGCGATCAACGCCGCGTCCGCGTCCACGCAGCTGGCCGGCCTGCCCTTCTCCGGTCCCATCGGCGGCGTCCGGGTGGCGTTGATCGAGGGCCAGTGGGTGGCGTTCCCCACCCACGAGCAGCTGGAGAAGGCCGTGTTCGACATGGTCGTCGCCGGCCGGGTCGTGGGTGACGACGTCGCGATCATGATGGTCGAGGCCGAGGCCACCGAGAACGTGATCGACCTGGTCGCGGAGGGCGCGCAGGCGCCGACCGAGGAGGTCGTCGCGGCGGGCCTGGAGGCGGCCAAGCCGTTCATCCGGGTGCTGTGCGAGGCCCAGGCGCAGCTCGCGCAGGTCGCCGCGAAGGAGACCGCCGAGTTCCCGACCTACCCGGCCTACCAGCCGGACGCGTTCGAGGCCGTCGAGGCGGCGGCGTCGGCCGAGCTGGCGCAGGCGCTGACCATCGGCCCGAAGCAGGAGCGCGAGACCAAGCTCGACGAGATCAAGGCGTCGGTGCTGGACAAGCTCGCCGAGCAGTTCGAGGGCCGCGAGAAGGAGGTCGGCGCCGCGTTCCGCTCGCTGACCAAGAAGCTCGTCCGCCAGCGCATCCTGCGCGACAAGGTCCGCATCGACGGTCGCGGCCTGACCGAGATCCGGTCGCTGTCGGCCGAGGTCGAGATCATCCCGCGGGCGCACGGCTCGGCGCTGTTCGAGCGCGGCGAGACCCAGATCCTGGGTGTCACCACGCTGAACATGCTGCGCATGGAGCAGCAGATCGACTCGCTGTCCCCGGAGACGCACAAGCGCTACCTGCACCACTACAACTTCCCGCCGTTCTCCACCGGTGAGACCGGCCGCGTCGGCTCGCCGAAGCGGCGCGAGATCGGCCACGGCGCGCTGGCCGAGCGGGCGCTGGTGCCCGTGCTGCCCAAGCGCGACGAGTTCCCCTACGCGATCCGCCAGGTCTCCGAGGCGCTGGGCTCCAACGGCTCCACCTCGATGGGCTCGGTCTGCGCGTCCACCATGTCGCTGCTCAACGCCGGTGTGCCGCTGAAGGCGCCGGTGTCCGGCATCGCCATGGGCCTGGTGTCCGACGAGGTCGACGGCAAGACCGAGTACGTGGCGCTGACCGACATCCTCGGTGCCGAGGACGCGTTCGGCGACATGGACTTCAAGGTCGCCGGCACCAAGGAGTTCGTCACCGCGCTCCAGCTGGACACCAAGCTCGACGGCATCCCGTCCGAGGTGCTCGGCGCGGCCCTGGGCCAGGCCCGCGACGCGCGCCTGACCATCCTGGAGGTCATGGCCGAGGCCATCGACCGCCCGGACGAGATGAGCCCGTTCGCGCCGCGCGTCACGTCGGTCAAGATCCCGACCGACAAGATCGGCGAGGTCATCGGGCCCAAGGGCAAGATGATCAACTCGATCACCGAGCAGACCGGCGCCGACATCTCCATCGAGGACGACGGCACGATCTACGTCGGCGCGGCGGACGGCCCGTCCGCCGAGGCGGCGATCGGCATGATCAACGCCATCGCGAACCCGCAGCTGCCGAAGGTGGGCGAGCGCTTCCTGGGCACCGTGGTCAAGACCGCGGCGTTCGGCGCGTTCGTCTCGCTGCTGCCGGGCAAGGACGGCCTGATCCACATCTCCAAGCTGGGCAACGGCAAGCGCATCGGCAAGGTCGAGGACGTCGTCAAGGTCGGCGACAAGCTCCGCGTCGAGATCGCGGACATCGACCAGCGCGGCAAGATCAGCCTCGTGCTGGTCAACGAGGACGCTGACGCCGCTCCGGCGGCCGACGCGCCGGCCGAAGGCGCTCCGGCCGAGGCCGCTGCCACCGAGGCCGCGGAGGCCCCGGCGCAGTGA
- a CDS encoding 2'-5' RNA ligase family protein: MRLFTGVFPPAEVVEELTEALAPVRAANTDLRWVAPERWHVTLRFHGDDAEPGDQLDAFRGLTAPTVRLAGSGFFRAVLWIGVEGPLEPLAEAAGTPLDQWRPHLTVARPRGMRMRWPHVEFTGREWTVREVVLVRSDPATGYEVLDRVPLSTSNAPD; this comes from the coding sequence GTGCGCCTGTTCACCGGCGTCTTCCCGCCCGCCGAGGTGGTCGAGGAGCTGACCGAAGCCCTGGCGCCGGTCCGCGCGGCCAACACGGACCTGCGCTGGGTCGCGCCCGAGCGCTGGCACGTCACGCTCCGCTTCCACGGCGACGACGCCGAGCCCGGTGACCAGCTCGACGCGTTCCGCGGGCTGACCGCGCCGACCGTGCGCCTGGCCGGGTCCGGGTTCTTCCGCGCGGTGCTCTGGATCGGGGTCGAGGGGCCGCTCGAACCGCTCGCCGAGGCCGCCGGGACGCCGCTCGACCAGTGGCGTCCACATCTGACGGTCGCCCGCCCCAGGGGCATGCGCATGCGTTGGCCGCACGTGGAGTTCACGGGTCGTGAGTGGACCGTGCGTGAGGTGGTGCTGGTCCGCAGCGACCCCGCCACGGGGTACGAGGTGCTCGACAGGGTGCCCTTGAGCACGTCGAACGCCCCGGACTAG
- the rpsO gene encoding 30S ribosomal protein S15, whose protein sequence is MALTTEQKKTILAEYGVHDKDTGSAEAQVALLSKRIADLTEHLKQHKHDHHSRRGLLLLVGRRRRLLNYLQKVDIQRYRSLISRLGLRR, encoded by the coding sequence GTGGCACTGACCACCGAACAGAAGAAGACCATCCTCGCCGAGTACGGCGTCCACGACAAGGACACCGGCTCCGCCGAGGCCCAGGTCGCGCTGCTGAGCAAGCGCATCGCCGACCTGACGGAGCACCTCAAGCAGCACAAGCACGACCACCACTCGCGTCGTGGTCTGCTGCTGCTGGTCGGCCGTCGCCGCCGGCTGCTCAACTACCTGCAGAAGGTCGACATCCAGCGCTACCGGTCGCTGATCTCGCGGCTCGGCCTGCGCCGGTGA
- a CDS encoding DUF503 domain-containing protein produces the protein MYVGALELDVLLGDVHSLKQKRSVVKPVVAELRRRFEVSVAEAGHLDLHRRALIGVAAVAADAEHVRDVLAACERLVAGRPELELLSARHRLVGPEDD, from the coding sequence TTGTACGTAGGTGCCCTTGAGCTGGACGTGCTGCTCGGCGACGTCCACTCGTTGAAGCAGAAGCGGTCCGTGGTGAAGCCCGTCGTGGCCGAACTGCGGCGCAGGTTCGAGGTGTCCGTCGCCGAGGCGGGCCACCTGGACCTGCACCGCCGAGCCTTGATCGGCGTCGCGGCCGTCGCCGCCGACGCCGAACACGTCAGGGACGTCCTGGCCGCGTGCGAGCGGCTCGTCGCCGGACGCCCGGAACTGGAACTTCTCTCCGCCCGCCACCGGTTGGTCGGGCCGGAGGACGACTAG